From a single Theropithecus gelada isolate Dixy unplaced genomic scaffold, Tgel_1.0 HiC_scaffold_15876, whole genome shotgun sequence genomic region:
- the LOC112617085 gene encoding G protein-activated inward rectifier potassium channel 1-like, translating into MTCQARTSYTEDEVLWGHRFFPVISLEEGFFKVDYSQFHATFEVPTPPYSVKEQEEMLLMSSPLIAPAITNSKERHNSVECLDGLDDITTKLPSKLQKITGREDFPKKLLRMSSTTSEKAYSLGDLPMKLQRISSVPGNSEEKLVSKTTKMLSDPMSQSVADLPPKLQKMAGGAARMEGNLPAKLRKMNSDRFT; encoded by the coding sequence ATGACTTGTCAAGCTCGAACATCATATACTGAAGATGAAGTTCTTTGGGGTCAccgtttttttcctgtaatttccTTAGAAGAGGGATTCTTTAAAGTTGATTACTCCCAGTTCCATGCAACATTTGAAGTCCCCACCCCACCTTACAGTGTGAAAGAGCAGGAGGAAATGCTTCTCATGTCATCCCCTTTAATAGCACCAGCCATAACTAACAGCAAAGAAAGACATAATTCTGTGGAATGCTTAGATGGACTAGATGATATTACTACAAAACTACCATCTAAGCTGCAGAAAATTACTGGAAGAGAAGACTTTCCCAAAAAACTCTTGAGGATGAGTTCTACAACTTCAGAAAAAGCCTACAGCTTGGGAGACTTGCCCATGAAACTTCAACGAATAAGTTCAGTTCCGGGCAACTCAGAAGAAAAACTGGTATCTAAAACCACCAAGATGTTATCTGATCCCATGAGCCAGTCTGTGGCTGATTTGCCACCAAAGCTTCAAAAGATGGCTGGAGGAGCAGCTAGGATGGAAGGGAACCTTCCAgccaaattaagaaaaatgaactcTGATCGCTTCACATAA